Proteins encoded by one window of Burkholderia plantarii:
- a CDS encoding UvrD-helicase domain-containing protein, producing the protein MSAGLNAAQSEAVRYLDGPCLVLAGAGSGKTRVITQKIAHLIENKGFEPRHIAAVTFTNKAAAEMRERVGKLLEGKTLTTPGKEGRKVPVNQLTVCTFHSLGVQILRQEAEHVGLKPQFSIMDSDDCFGMVQEQIGTTDKGLIRKIQNIISLWKNGLITPEEAMTIAANEDEHQAALVYRNYVATLHAYQAVDFDDLIRLPTELFASNEQVRDRWQNKLRYLLIDEYQDTNACQYQLLKLLAGPRAAFTAVGDDDQAIYGWRGATLENLAQLGKDFPKLHLVKLEQNYRSTVRILTAANNVIANNPKLFEKKLWSEHGMGDTITVTPCNDEEHEAESVVFRLSAHKFERRTQFRDYAILYRGNFQARIFEQVLRRERIPYVLSGGQSFFDKAEIKDLCAYLRLIANADDDPAFIRAVTTPRRGIGNTTLEALGSFAGQAKVSLFEAVYMGGIEARLSARQVEPLRMFCDFIQRLTERADKDPATVVLDDMMEAIHYEAYLYDAFDERQAQSKWQNVLEFLEWLKRKGTKPEAEAVDGEAEGFHNADGLADTGKNLLGLIQTVALMSMLEGKEEDPDAVRLSTVHASKGLEYPHVFLVGVEEGVMPHRGGSEDDAIDDERIEEERRLMYVAITRAQRSLHLNWCKKRKRARETIVCEPSRFIAEMVLDDAPPPTPEEAPMTPKDRLASLKALLQK; encoded by the coding sequence ATGTCCGCAGGTCTCAATGCCGCTCAAAGCGAAGCGGTGCGCTATCTCGACGGTCCCTGCCTCGTGCTCGCCGGCGCCGGCAGCGGCAAGACGCGCGTGATCACGCAGAAGATTGCCCATCTGATCGAGAACAAGGGTTTCGAGCCGCGCCACATCGCGGCCGTGACGTTCACCAACAAGGCGGCCGCCGAAATGCGCGAGCGCGTCGGCAAGCTGCTCGAAGGCAAGACGCTGACCACGCCCGGCAAGGAAGGCCGCAAGGTGCCCGTCAACCAGCTGACGGTCTGCACCTTCCACTCGCTCGGGGTGCAGATCCTGCGCCAGGAAGCCGAGCACGTCGGGCTCAAGCCGCAGTTCTCGATCATGGATTCGGACGACTGCTTCGGCATGGTGCAGGAGCAGATCGGCACCACCGACAAGGGCCTGATCCGCAAGATCCAGAACATCATCTCGCTCTGGAAGAACGGCCTGATCACGCCCGAAGAGGCCATGACGATCGCCGCCAACGAGGACGAGCATCAGGCCGCGCTCGTCTACCGCAATTACGTGGCGACGCTGCATGCCTATCAGGCCGTCGATTTCGACGACCTGATCCGGCTGCCCACCGAGCTGTTCGCCAGCAACGAGCAGGTGCGCGACCGCTGGCAGAACAAGCTGCGCTATCTGCTGATCGACGAATACCAGGACACCAACGCCTGCCAGTACCAGCTGCTCAAGCTGCTGGCCGGCCCGCGCGCGGCGTTCACGGCGGTCGGCGACGACGACCAGGCGATCTACGGCTGGCGCGGCGCCACGCTGGAAAACCTCGCGCAGCTCGGCAAGGATTTCCCGAAGCTGCATCTGGTCAAGCTCGAGCAGAACTACCGCTCGACGGTGCGGATCCTGACCGCCGCGAACAACGTGATCGCCAACAACCCGAAGCTGTTCGAGAAGAAGCTGTGGTCCGAGCACGGCATGGGCGACACCATCACCGTCACGCCCTGCAACGACGAGGAGCACGAGGCCGAATCGGTGGTATTCCGGCTTTCGGCGCACAAGTTCGAACGGCGCACGCAGTTCCGCGACTACGCGATCCTCTATCGCGGCAACTTCCAGGCGCGCATCTTCGAGCAGGTGCTGCGCCGCGAGCGGATTCCCTACGTGCTGTCGGGCGGCCAGTCGTTCTTCGACAAGGCCGAGATCAAGGATCTGTGCGCCTACCTGCGCCTGATCGCCAACGCCGACGACGATCCCGCCTTCATCCGCGCCGTCACCACGCCGCGCCGCGGCATCGGCAACACCACGCTGGAGGCGCTCGGCTCGTTCGCCGGGCAGGCCAAGGTGTCGCTGTTCGAGGCCGTCTACATGGGCGGCATCGAGGCGCGGCTGTCGGCGCGGCAGGTCGAGCCGCTGCGCATGTTCTGCGACTTCATCCAGCGCCTGACCGAGCGCGCCGACAAGGATCCCGCCACCGTCGTGCTCGACGACATGATGGAGGCGATCCACTACGAGGCGTATCTGTACGACGCGTTCGACGAGCGCCAGGCGCAATCCAAGTGGCAGAACGTGCTGGAATTCCTCGAATGGCTCAAGCGCAAGGGCACCAAGCCCGAGGCCGAGGCCGTGGACGGCGAGGCCGAGGGTTTCCACAACGCCGACGGGCTCGCCGACACCGGCAAGAACCTGCTCGGGCTGATCCAGACCGTCGCGCTGATGTCGATGCTCGAGGGCAAGGAGGAGGATCCCGACGCGGTGCGGTTGTCCACCGTGCATGCCTCGAAGGGGCTCGAATACCCGCACGTGTTCCTGGTGGGGGTCGAGGAAGGCGTGATGCCGCACCGCGGCGGTTCGGAGGACGACGCGATCGACGACGAGCGGATCGAGGAGGAGCGCCGCCTGATGTACGTGGCGATCACGCGTGCGCAGCGCAGCCTCCATCTGAACTGGTGCAAGAAGCGCAAGCGGGCGCGCGAGACGATCGTCTGCGAGCCGTCGCGCTTCATCGCCGAGATGGTGCTCGACGACGCGCCGCCGCCCACGCCGGAGGAGGCGCCGATGACGCCGAAGGACCGGCTGGCGAGCCTGAAGGCGTTGCTGCAGAAGTAA
- a CDS encoding c-type cytochrome: MSEAPQHEAPIKTPGQLIAVIVASFAIPIVIIILLAGYADHAFRSGAGTDGLSDAAVAQRIAPLAQVDVKDANAPKTYKSGEAIYQAVCVTCHGTGAAGAPKFGNAGDWAPRIAQGYDTLLHTALTGKGAMPARGGTSPDDVSDFEIARAVVYMANHAGANFAEPAQPAANAAPASGAAADAAAASGASGADTANTQAAAAMAAIAALPKPGAAPAAVPAAGGAGQALYNSTCQACHATGVLGAPKFGNKADWAPRLADPIDKIYNYALHGKGSMPPKGGSNASDEDVKAAVDYMVNAAK; encoded by the coding sequence ATGAGCGAAGCGCCCCAACACGAAGCGCCCATCAAGACGCCCGGGCAACTGATCGCCGTGATCGTCGCGTCGTTCGCGATCCCGATCGTCATCATCATCCTGCTGGCCGGCTATGCCGATCACGCGTTCCGCTCCGGCGCCGGCACCGACGGCCTGTCGGACGCGGCCGTCGCGCAGCGCATCGCGCCGCTCGCGCAGGTCGACGTCAAGGACGCCAACGCGCCGAAGACCTACAAGAGCGGCGAAGCCATCTACCAGGCGGTCTGCGTGACCTGCCACGGCACCGGCGCGGCCGGCGCGCCGAAGTTCGGCAACGCCGGCGACTGGGCACCGCGCATCGCGCAGGGCTACGACACGCTGCTGCACACGGCGCTGACCGGCAAGGGCGCGATGCCCGCGCGCGGCGGCACCAGCCCCGACGACGTCAGCGATTTCGAAATTGCGCGCGCCGTCGTTTACATGGCGAACCACGCCGGCGCGAACTTCGCGGAACCGGCCCAGCCGGCCGCCAACGCGGCACCGGCCTCGGGCGCAGCGGCCGATGCCGCGGCAGCCTCGGGCGCGAGCGGCGCCGACACCGCGAACACGCAGGCGGCCGCCGCGATGGCCGCGATCGCCGCGCTGCCGAAACCGGGCGCCGCACCGGCCGCCGTGCCCGCCGCGGGCGGCGCCGGGCAGGCGCTCTACAACTCGACCTGTCAGGCCTGCCACGCCACCGGCGTGCTGGGCGCGCCGAAGTTCGGCAACAAGGCCGACTGGGCGCCGCGCCTGGCCGATCCGATCGACAAGATCTACAACTACGCGCTGCACGGCAAGGGCTCGATGCCGCCGAAGGGCGGTTCGAACGCCTCCGACGAGGACGTGAAGGCCGCCGTCGACTACATGGTCAACGCGGCGAAATAA